A section of the Neisseria dumasiana genome encodes:
- a CDS encoding DEAD/DEAH box helicase, which yields MNPTFSSLGLGSEIVAALTDQGYETPTPIQAAAIPKALAGHDLLAAAQTGTGKTAAFMLPSLERLKRYATPSTSPAMHPVRMLVLTPTRELADQIDQNVQNYIKNLPLRHTVLFGGVNMDKQTADLRAGCEIVVATVGRLLDHVKQKNINFSKVEIVVLDEADRMLDMGFIDDIRTIMQMLPKQRQTLLFSATFAPPIRKLAQDFMNSPEQVEVAAQNTTNANVEQHVIAVDTMRKRNLLERLIVDLCMNQVIVFCKTKQSVDQVTRDLLRRQIAAQAIHGDKSQQNRLETLNAFKEGSLRVLVATDVAARGLDIAELPFVINYELPTQPEDYVHRIGRTGRAGADGVAISLMDEQEQKMFEAIKELTGSTIEVERIEGFEPSWWGNPAETVAAPAASTRSRRERSERSERPPREARQRDSRNERQAERATDPGAACGKIAGRSRRSRRERPQCALLQPNYGA from the coding sequence ATGAACCCGACTTTCTCATCTCTCGGCTTGGGCAGCGAAATCGTTGCCGCCCTCACCGACCAAGGCTACGAAACCCCCACGCCGATTCAGGCCGCCGCCATTCCCAAGGCCTTGGCCGGACACGACCTTCTCGCCGCCGCCCAAACCGGCACCGGCAAAACCGCCGCCTTCATGCTGCCCAGCCTCGAGCGGCTCAAACGCTACGCCACCCCCAGCACCTCCCCCGCCATGCACCCCGTGCGCATGCTGGTGCTGACCCCCACCCGCGAGCTGGCCGACCAAATCGACCAAAACGTACAAAACTACATTAAAAACCTGCCGTTGCGCCACACCGTACTTTTCGGCGGCGTCAACATGGACAAACAAACCGCCGACCTGCGCGCCGGCTGCGAAATCGTCGTCGCCACCGTCGGCCGCCTGCTCGACCATGTAAAACAAAAAAACATCAACTTCAGCAAAGTCGAAATCGTCGTACTCGACGAAGCCGACCGTATGCTCGACATGGGCTTTATCGACGACATCCGCACCATCATGCAGATGCTGCCGAAGCAACGCCAAACCCTACTGTTTTCCGCCACCTTCGCCCCGCCCATCCGCAAGCTGGCGCAAGACTTCATGAACAGCCCCGAGCAAGTGGAAGTGGCCGCCCAAAACACCACCAACGCCAACGTCGAACAGCACGTTATCGCCGTCGACACCATGCGCAAGCGCAACCTGCTCGAACGGCTGATCGTCGATTTATGCATGAACCAAGTGATTGTGTTCTGCAAAACCAAACAAAGCGTCGACCAAGTAACCCGCGATCTCCTGCGCCGCCAAATCGCCGCCCAAGCCATTCACGGCGACAAATCGCAGCAAAACCGTCTCGAAACCCTCAACGCCTTCAAAGAAGGCTCGCTGCGCGTGCTGGTTGCCACCGACGTAGCCGCCCGCGGTCTCGACATCGCCGAACTGCCCTTCGTCATCAACTACGAACTGCCCACCCAGCCCGAAGACTACGTCCACCGCATCGGGCGCACCGGACGCGCCGGTGCCGACGGCGTAGCCATCTCATTGATGGACGAACAAGAACAAAAAATGTTCGAAGCTATCAAAGAGCTGACCGGCAGCACCATCGAAGTAGAACGCATCGAAGGCTTCGAACCGAGCTGGTGGGGCAACCCCGCCGAAACCGTTGCCGCACCGGCTGCTTCAACACGCAGCCGCCGCGAACGCAGCGAGCGCAGCGAACGCCCTCCCCGCGAAGCCCGCCAACG
- the recC gene encoding exodeoxyribonuclease V subunit gamma, producing the protein MLYLYQSNRLEDLAALFAQVHRLQPPENPFEPEEIVVQSQGMRRYLNTYLARETGIAANLNFSLPAGLAWQLMRRFIPGIPALSPFFPEVMRWRLLDLFQSSGFQTAAEYLPVHEALHSYLADSPTAAYQLAGQLADIFDQYLVYRPQWIDAWQQGKTVGLGGDEAWQAVLWRYLDDGSQHTPHRVGLWRQLLDSLDPQHLPRRYCVFGIATMAPMYLQLLQALAEHCDVHIFALNPSSGYWGNVIEAAQILQQEDDADLSLSGHPLLASLGKQGRDFFDALTDIPKHEISVFDEEPFQTAPPTLLRRLQYDIQTLSMPSENPNGLPQPDLNDGSIQAVSAHSPLRELHILKDKLLQVLDQHPDWQPHDIAVLTPDIEPYSPFIEAVFGQQQAGSRALPYSVSDVKISRRQPLFQALAQALELLESRFEVNLLLPLLENDLVLQRFELTRDDLPLLHDTIAALNVHWGTDEHMRGGTNNLFTWQQGLERLALGWMLPESRHPLWQRISAWHANPNHTAVLSRFSALIRTLTATARLWRQPASVPEWTERIRNLTAALTATDTDGQYAWQRLTQALARWQEEAELAGFSGTLPRQTVIRHIGRFLDSESQAGFLRGGITFCSMVPMRSLPFKMICLLGLNDGDFPRNTKAAAFDLIARHPQKGDRARRDDDRYLFLEAVMSARHILYLSYIGRDIRTDQPLAPSALLGELIDTLAAMTGRSSQELHKHWIKQHPLQPFSHRYFTPEALSDGLGSTRSDYAEALNRPPETPLPFFSTPLQEAEPAHTVAHHEFIRFWKNPVRNWLHNTLHWQKPYRDQAWDAAEPFEPQQSARITAEYTAARRHNEDFGRLESRLQAESLLPAGELGALWQNRFQTAAKSLDHTLVTSPKLPPAPYTLTVGAHTLEGSLNHLYRHGQIYFPGQAFKAPEQLAVLLEHLIFCAVRPSETEQYQTHILLPEQPQTLIEIPQQKAAEALQQWLEYYQIGQSRPLPFFPRVNYKAAQEWNKTNDQSKALSEAYKLYHGGSHTAGQKSYPEVALVFGSDEEDPTASTLFWNITADLLAPLIELTAPPTEND; encoded by the coding sequence ATGCTTTACCTCTACCAGTCCAACCGCCTCGAAGACTTAGCCGCCCTGTTTGCTCAGGTACACCGCCTGCAACCGCCCGAAAACCCTTTCGAGCCGGAAGAAATCGTGGTGCAGAGCCAAGGCATGCGGCGGTATCTCAACACCTATCTGGCGCGCGAAACCGGCATTGCGGCCAACCTGAATTTCAGCCTGCCCGCCGGCTTGGCATGGCAGCTGATGCGGCGGTTTATTCCGGGCATTCCCGCACTCAGCCCGTTTTTTCCCGAAGTGATGCGTTGGCGGCTGCTCGACCTGTTTCAAAGCAGCGGTTTTCAGACGGCCGCCGAATACCTTCCCGTGCATGAAGCCCTGCACAGCTATCTTGCCGACAGCCCTACCGCAGCCTACCAGCTTGCCGGACAACTGGCCGATATTTTCGACCAATACCTCGTGTACCGCCCGCAATGGATAGACGCTTGGCAGCAGGGCAAAACCGTCGGCTTGGGCGGCGACGAAGCATGGCAGGCCGTTTTGTGGCGTTATCTCGACGACGGCTCGCAACACACCCCGCACCGCGTCGGCTTGTGGCGGCAGCTGCTCGATTCGCTCGACCCGCAGCACCTGCCCCGCCGCTACTGTGTTTTCGGCATCGCCACCATGGCACCGATGTATCTGCAACTGTTGCAGGCGCTGGCCGAACATTGCGACGTGCACATTTTCGCGCTCAACCCCAGCAGCGGCTATTGGGGCAACGTAATTGAAGCGGCGCAAATCCTCCAACAGGAAGACGATGCCGATTTAAGCCTTTCCGGCCACCCGCTGCTCGCTTCGCTGGGCAAACAGGGGCGCGACTTTTTCGACGCGCTCACCGACATACCCAAACACGAAATTTCCGTATTCGACGAAGAACCTTTTCAGACGGCCCCGCCCACGCTGCTGCGGCGTTTGCAATACGACATCCAAACCCTGTCGATGCCGTCTGAAAACCCAAACGGCCTGCCCCAACCCGACTTAAACGACGGATCGATACAGGCCGTATCCGCGCACAGCCCCCTGCGCGAACTGCACATTCTCAAAGACAAACTGCTGCAAGTGCTCGATCAGCATCCCGATTGGCAGCCGCACGACATCGCCGTACTCACGCCCGATATCGAACCCTACAGCCCCTTTATCGAAGCCGTGTTCGGGCAACAGCAGGCAGGCAGCCGCGCCCTGCCCTATTCGGTATCCGACGTTAAAATCAGCCGCCGCCAACCCCTGTTTCAAGCACTCGCCCAAGCCCTGGAGCTGCTCGAAAGCCGTTTTGAAGTCAACCTGCTGCTGCCGCTGCTCGAAAACGACCTTGTGCTACAACGCTTCGAGCTGACCCGCGACGACCTGCCGCTGCTGCACGACACCATCGCCGCACTCAACGTACACTGGGGCACCGACGAACACATGCGCGGCGGCACCAACAATCTGTTTACTTGGCAACAAGGGCTGGAACGCCTCGCCCTCGGCTGGATGCTGCCCGAAAGCCGCCACCCGCTGTGGCAGCGCATCAGCGCATGGCACGCCAACCCCAACCACACCGCCGTACTCAGCCGCTTCAGCGCACTTATCCGCACCCTCACCGCAACCGCCCGCCTGTGGCGGCAACCCGCCTCCGTGCCGGAATGGACGGAACGCATCCGCAACCTTACTGCCGCCCTGACCGCCACCGATACCGACGGCCAATACGCTTGGCAGCGACTTACCCAAGCCCTCGCCCGCTGGCAGGAAGAAGCCGAACTGGCAGGCTTTAGCGGCACCTTGCCGCGCCAAACCGTTATCCGTCACATCGGCCGCTTTCTCGACAGCGAAAGCCAAGCCGGATTTCTACGCGGCGGCATCACCTTTTGCAGCATGGTGCCGATGCGCAGCCTGCCCTTCAAAATGATCTGCCTGCTCGGCCTCAACGACGGCGACTTCCCCCGCAACACCAAAGCCGCCGCCTTCGACCTCATCGCCCGCCACCCGCAAAAAGGCGACCGCGCCCGCCGCGACGACGACCGCTACCTGTTTCTCGAAGCCGTGATGAGCGCGCGCCATATCCTTTACCTATCCTATATCGGCCGCGACATCCGCACCGACCAGCCCCTTGCCCCCTCCGCCCTGCTCGGCGAACTCATCGACACCCTCGCCGCCATGACCGGCCGCTCTTCACAAGAGCTGCACAAACATTGGATAAAACAGCACCCGCTGCAACCCTTCTCGCACCGTTATTTCACCCCCGAAGCCCTTTCAGACGGCCTCGGCAGCACCCGCAGCGATTACGCCGAAGCCCTCAACCGCCCGCCCGAAACACCCTTGCCTTTCTTCAGTACGCCGCTGCAAGAAGCCGAACCCGCCCACACCGTTGCCCACCACGAATTTATCCGCTTTTGGAAAAACCCCGTCCGCAACTGGCTGCACAACACCCTGCATTGGCAGAAACCCTACCGCGACCAAGCATGGGATGCCGCCGAACCTTTCGAGCCGCAACAATCCGCACGCATCACCGCCGAATACACCGCCGCCCGCCGCCATAACGAAGACTTCGGCCGCCTCGAAAGCCGCCTGCAAGCCGAAAGCCTGCTGCCCGCAGGCGAATTGGGCGCACTGTGGCAAAACCGTTTCCAAACCGCCGCCAAATCGCTCGACCACACCTTAGTGACCAGCCCCAAACTGCCGCCCGCGCCCTACACCCTTACCGTCGGCGCGCACACCCTCGAAGGCAGCCTCAACCATCTTTACCGCCACGGGCAGATTTACTTCCCCGGTCAAGCATTCAAAGCGCCCGAACAGCTCGCCGTTTTACTCGAACATTTGATTTTCTGCGCCGTGAGGCCGTCTGAAACCGAACAGTACCAAACCCATATCCTGCTGCCCGAACAACCGCAAACCCTCATCGAGATTCCGCAACAAAAAGCAGCCGAAGCCCTGCAACAATGGCTGGAGTATTACCAAATAGGCCAAAGCCGCCCGCTGCCGTTCTTCCCGCGCGTGAATTACAAAGCTGCCCAAGAATGGAATAAAACCAACGACCAAAGTAAAGCCTTAAGCGAAGCCTATAAGCTTTACCACGGCGGCTCGCACACGGCCGGCCAAAAAAGCTATCCCGAAGTCGCGCTGGTGTTCGGCAGCGATGAAGAAGACCCCACCGCTTCCACCCTCTTTTGGAACATCACCGCAGACCTGCTCGCCCCTTTAATCGAACTCACCGCACCGCCGACGGAAAACGATTGA
- the ppk2 gene encoding polyphosphate kinase 2 — MTDQPAEQQLKPFEPVTLGDKKAELKVFEKAVLEHKGRVSPEDSGSAPLPENYPYRTRMSRSVYEKEKKKLQIELLKVQSWVKDTGQRIVGLFEGRDAAGKGGTIKRYMEHLNPRGARVVALEKPTETERGQWYFQRYIQNLPTAGEIVFFDRSWYNRAGVERVMGFCQPHEYLLFMRQTPEFERMLVASGIHLFKFWFSVSREEQLRRFISRRDDPLKHWKLSPVDIQSLDRWDDYTDAKNAMFFHTHTGDAPWTIIKSDDKKRARLNCIRYFLHSLDYPGKDLKAIGEVDPLIVKVPDTKFTDNNFDIIAD, encoded by the coding sequence ATGACCGACCAACCCGCAGAGCAGCAGTTAAAACCCTTCGAGCCGGTAACGCTGGGCGATAAAAAAGCAGAATTGAAAGTGTTTGAAAAAGCGGTTTTGGAGCATAAAGGCCGTGTCAGCCCCGAAGACTCCGGTTCTGCGCCCCTTCCTGAAAATTATCCCTACCGCACACGCATGAGCCGCAGCGTTTATGAAAAAGAAAAAAAGAAGCTGCAAATCGAGCTGTTGAAAGTGCAAAGCTGGGTGAAAGACACCGGCCAGCGCATCGTCGGCCTGTTTGAAGGGCGCGACGCCGCAGGCAAAGGCGGCACGATCAAACGTTATATGGAACATTTAAACCCGCGCGGCGCACGCGTGGTGGCTTTGGAAAAGCCTACCGAAACCGAACGCGGCCAATGGTATTTCCAACGCTATATCCAAAATCTGCCCACCGCCGGCGAAATCGTGTTTTTCGACCGTTCTTGGTACAACCGCGCCGGTGTAGAGCGTGTGATGGGCTTCTGCCAGCCGCACGAATACCTGCTGTTTATGCGCCAAACGCCCGAATTCGAGCGTATGCTGGTGGCCAGCGGTATCCATCTGTTTAAATTCTGGTTTTCGGTGAGCCGCGAAGAGCAGTTGCGCCGCTTTATTTCCCGCCGCGACGATCCGCTGAAACACTGGAAACTTTCGCCCGTGGATATTCAGTCGCTCGACCGCTGGGACGACTACACCGATGCGAAAAACGCGATGTTCTTCCACACGCACACCGGCGACGCACCGTGGACGATTATTAAATCAGACGATAAAAAACGCGCCCGCTTGAACTGTATCCGCTACTTCCTGCACTCTCTCGACTACCCGGGCAAAGACTTGAAAGCCATCGGCGAAGTGGACCCGCTGATTGTGAAAGTGCCGGACACCAAGTTCACCGATAATAATTTCGATATCATTGCCGATTAA
- a CDS encoding bifunctional chorismate-binding protein/class IV aminotransferase, with the protein MPHFALLDDAAANRAQLYQTHTGSRFFTAADLDGLDAALREGWQQGWHAVLFADYEFGLPLLNLPAQPPAHLALHWFERCTETDPEAWLAQHGGEAQPAGIGTPESDTAQADYLQAVRDIQTAIARGDTYQINYTTRLHLTAYGDPVKLYRRLRQPVPYAALSCLPDHQGQNRWTLCFSPELFLKIGSDGLITTEPMKGTAPILNDGQDEQRARDLQADPKNRAENIMIVDLLRNDLGKIAQTGRVRVPEPFKVSRFGSVWQMTTAIEAQAKPHIGAADIIRAAFPCGSITGAPKRMSMQIIRDIETAPRGLYTGSIGFLTPCDSGLGFSGTLNVVIRTLQLAPLSDGLYRGVYGVGSGIVADSVPEDEYTECGWKARFLTDLAPEFGIFETMRVQQKQCPLLLLHIGRLKQSAAALNLPFPDHIEQQIHGYLAQLPDHGLYRVKAVLNPSDGLSLSHAPLNELPPGQTVCLSETSLPPQDYLRRFKTTCRSIYDHGWQQAERQGAFDSLFFNSDGLLLEGGRSNVFIRLGNEWHTPALDLDILNGVMRQAVFADPQTHLGTDTVHQNHITREMLMQADEIRLSNALRGVFPVKMENA; encoded by the coding sequence ATGCCCCATTTTGCGCTTTTAGACGACGCAGCCGCCAACCGCGCCCAACTTTACCAAACCCACACCGGCAGCCGTTTTTTCACCGCCGCCGACCTCGACGGGCTGGATGCCGCCCTGCGCGAAGGCTGGCAGCAAGGTTGGCACGCCGTTTTGTTTGCCGATTACGAATTCGGCCTGCCGCTGCTCAACCTGCCTGCCCAACCGCCCGCCCATCTCGCCCTGCATTGGTTTGAACGCTGCACCGAAACCGACCCCGAAGCATGGCTGGCGCAGCACGGCGGAGAAGCGCAACCGGCAGGCATCGGCACACCCGAAAGCGACACCGCCCAAGCCGATTATCTGCAAGCCGTGCGCGATATTCAGACGGCCATCGCACGCGGCGACACCTACCAAATCAACTACACCACCCGCCTGCACCTTACCGCCTACGGCGACCCCGTAAAACTCTACCGCCGCCTGCGCCAGCCCGTGCCTTACGCCGCCCTGAGCTGCCTGCCCGATCATCAGGGGCAAAACCGCTGGACATTATGCTTTTCGCCCGAACTCTTCCTCAAAATCGGTTCAGACGGCCTCATCACCACCGAACCCATGAAAGGCACCGCTCCCATCCTCAACGACGGGCAAGACGAGCAACGCGCGCGCGATTTGCAGGCCGACCCCAAAAACCGCGCCGAAAACATCATGATTGTCGATTTGCTGCGCAACGATCTCGGCAAAATCGCCCAAACCGGGAGGGTGCGCGTGCCCGAACCCTTTAAAGTCTCCCGCTTCGGCAGCGTGTGGCAGATGACCACCGCCATCGAAGCACAAGCCAAACCGCACATCGGCGCCGCCGACATCATCCGCGCCGCCTTCCCCTGCGGCTCGATTACCGGCGCACCCAAACGCATGAGCATGCAGATTATCCGCGATATCGAAACCGCCCCGCGCGGCCTTTACACCGGCAGCATCGGCTTTCTCACCCCCTGCGACAGCGGTTTGGGATTCAGCGGCACCCTCAACGTTGTGATACGCACCTTGCAACTCGCCCCGCTTTCAGACGGCCTCTACCGCGGCGTGTACGGCGTAGGCTCCGGTATCGTTGCCGACAGCGTGCCCGAAGACGAATACACCGAATGCGGTTGGAAAGCCCGTTTCCTTACCGATCTCGCCCCCGAATTCGGCATCTTCGAAACCATGCGCGTGCAGCAAAAACAATGCCCGCTGCTGCTCCTGCACATAGGCCGTCTGAAACAATCCGCCGCCGCCCTGAACCTGCCGTTTCCCGACCATATCGAACAGCAGATACACGGCTATCTCGCCCAACTGCCCGACCACGGCCTCTACCGCGTCAAGGCCGTCTTAAACCCTTCAGACGGCCTCAGCCTCAGCCATGCGCCGCTTAACGAATTGCCGCCCGGGCAAACAGTATGCCTGTCCGAAACTTCTTTACCGCCGCAAGACTACCTGCGCCGCTTCAAAACCACCTGCCGCAGCATCTACGACCACGGCTGGCAGCAAGCCGAACGGCAAGGCGCGTTTGACAGCCTGTTTTTCAATTCAGACGGCCTCCTGCTCGAAGGCGGCCGCAGCAACGTCTTCATCCGCCTCGGTAACGAATGGCACACCCCCGCATTGGATTTGGACATCCTCAACGGCGTGATGCGCCAAGCCGTATTCGCCGACCCGCAAACCCATCTCGGCACCGACACCGTGCACCAAAACCACATCACCCGCGAAATGTTGATGCAGGCCGACGAAATCCGCCTAAGCAACGCCCTGCGCGGCGTGTTTCCGGTGAAAATGGAAAACGCATAG
- a CDS encoding YihY family inner membrane protein, which translates to MLNLPWLQAVRESRLGGFALFVLKRFNEIRVPQVSASLTFTTLLALVPVLTVTLAVVSAFPMFDSLSASFVGFVNQTVVPQGVDTVFEYMNEFKQKASQLTVIGVIMLGVTSLMLIQTIDQTFNRIWRVNTQRPLVMQFLVYWALLTLGPLALGIGGSLWSAMLQYNLFSADFSIISGIVRVTASVLFSMLLLWLLYRLVPNRFVPARHALIGAAVTAVLLETARYGFAWYISTFNGYTLIYGAFAAIPFFLLWLNLLWMLVLSGAVLTASLSYWRGEAFRRGVDARGRFDDVLKILLLLNNAQKEGKALKVQDIRPSINMGYDELGELLEKLARHGYVYNGKQGWVLKIKAESIELKDLFKLFVYRPTALNKDHVNVAVSDLMEPCLETLDITLAEFDTAAAKNR; encoded by the coding sequence ATGCTTAATTTACCGTGGTTGCAAGCCGTGCGCGAATCGCGTTTGGGCGGTTTTGCTTTGTTTGTGCTCAAACGCTTTAATGAAATCCGTGTTCCGCAGGTATCTGCAAGCCTTACGTTTACAACACTGCTGGCACTTGTGCCGGTGCTTACCGTTACTTTGGCCGTGGTTTCGGCCTTTCCCATGTTCGACAGCCTTTCCGCTTCATTCGTAGGCTTCGTCAATCAAACCGTGGTGCCGCAAGGCGTGGATACGGTGTTTGAATACATGAACGAATTCAAACAGAAAGCCAGCCAGCTCACGGTTATCGGCGTGATCATGCTGGGCGTAACCTCGCTGATGCTGATTCAAACCATCGACCAAACCTTCAACCGCATTTGGCGCGTCAACACCCAAAGGCCGCTGGTGATGCAGTTTTTGGTGTATTGGGCGTTGCTCACGCTGGGGCCACTGGCCCTGGGTATCGGCGGCTCGCTGTGGTCGGCCATGTTGCAATACAACCTTTTCAGCGCCGATTTTTCCATTATCTCGGGAATAGTGCGCGTTACCGCATCGGTTTTGTTCAGCATGCTTTTGCTGTGGCTGCTCTACCGCCTTGTGCCCAACCGCTTCGTGCCTGCCCGCCATGCCCTAATCGGAGCGGCGGTAACGGCAGTGCTGTTGGAAACCGCGCGCTACGGCTTTGCGTGGTATATCAGCACGTTTAACGGCTATACCCTGATTTACGGTGCGTTTGCCGCCATCCCGTTTTTCTTATTGTGGTTGAACCTGCTGTGGATGCTGGTTTTGTCGGGCGCAGTGCTGACGGCTTCTCTGTCGTATTGGCGCGGCGAAGCCTTCCGCCGCGGCGTAGATGCGCGCGGGCGTTTCGACGATGTTTTGAAAATCCTGCTGCTGCTCAACAATGCACAAAAAGAAGGCAAGGCTTTAAAAGTTCAAGATATCCGCCCCTCTATCAATATGGGTTACGACGAACTGGGCGAACTGCTCGAAAAACTGGCTCGCCACGGTTATGTGTATAACGGCAAACAAGGCTGGGTGTTGAAAATCAAAGCCGAGTCCATCGAATTGAAAGATTTGTTCAAGCTGTTTGTGTACCGCCCGACGGCGTTGAATAAAGATCACGTTAACGTGGCGGTGTCCGACCTGATGGAACCCTGCCTCGAAACGCTCGACATCACGCTGGCCGAATTTGATACCGCCGCCGCAAAAAACCGATAA
- the wrbA gene encoding NAD(P)H:quinone oxidoreductase translates to MNPNPLKILVLYYSQHGGTQNLARQIVRGIERVPGCEAVLRTVPKVSAVCEAVEKDVPDSGAPYVTADDLKNCAGLALGSPTRFGNMAAAVKYFIDGTLSQWLGGELIGKPATVFTSTASMHGGQESTLLTMMLPLLHHGMVISGVPYSEAALSATRTGGTPYGSSHVAGQDGKPALSGDEQQIAFTQGKRLAELAVKLAKPLSSTQAV, encoded by the coding sequence ATGAACCCAAATCCCTTGAAAATACTTGTTCTGTATTATTCCCAACACGGCGGCACTCAAAATCTGGCGCGCCAAATCGTGCGCGGCATTGAAAGAGTGCCCGGATGTGAGGCCGTTTTGCGCACCGTGCCCAAAGTTTCCGCCGTGTGCGAAGCCGTGGAAAAAGACGTACCCGACAGCGGCGCACCTTATGTTACTGCCGACGATTTGAAAAACTGTGCCGGTTTGGCCTTGGGCAGCCCCACCCGTTTCGGCAACATGGCCGCCGCCGTGAAATATTTTATCGACGGCACGCTTTCGCAATGGCTGGGCGGCGAATTGATCGGCAAACCGGCCACAGTATTCACCAGCACCGCAAGCATGCACGGCGGGCAGGAATCAACGCTGCTGACCATGATGCTGCCGCTTTTGCATCACGGCATGGTGATCAGCGGCGTGCCGTACAGCGAAGCCGCCCTTTCCGCCACCCGAACCGGCGGCACGCCCTATGGCTCGTCGCACGTTGCCGGACAAGACGGCAAACCGGCATTGAGCGGCGACGAACAGCAGATTGCATTCACACAAGGCAAGCGGTTGGCCGAATTGGCTGTTAAACTCGCAAAGCCCTTATCAAGCACACAGGCCGTCTGA
- the nfsA gene encoding oxygen-insensitive NADPH nitroreductase produces the protein MSVLPSKPALETALNHRSIRKFTGEPIAPEMLEAVLKAGQAASTSSFMQPVHIVRVTDIELRKQLRAVGANQHYIETCAEFLVFCIDFAKHKKIAADAQTDWTEMTLMGAIDAGIMAQNVLLTAESLGLGGVYIGCLRDDINATDRILNLPDNVVPLFGMCLGHPAQDPIMRPRMPLPCVVSENGYTPLNESTYAEYDKVVGDYYQRRSNLDLDFTKQVRATLCKEVRPDILPFLQRKGLAKR, from the coding sequence ATGTCTGTTTTACCGAGCAAGCCCGCGCTGGAAACCGCGTTGAACCACCGTTCCATCCGTAAATTCACCGGCGAACCGATTGCCCCCGAAATGCTTGAAGCCGTGCTGAAAGCCGGCCAAGCCGCTTCCACTTCGAGCTTTATGCAGCCCGTGCATATCGTGCGCGTAACCGATATCGAACTGCGCAAACAGCTGCGTGCCGTCGGCGCCAACCAACACTATATCGAAACCTGCGCCGAGTTTTTGGTGTTCTGTATCGACTTTGCCAAACACAAAAAAATCGCCGCCGACGCGCAAACCGATTGGACGGAAATGACGCTGATGGGTGCAATCGATGCAGGCATCATGGCGCAAAACGTGCTGTTAACCGCCGAATCGCTCGGCTTGGGCGGCGTATATATCGGCTGCCTGCGCGACGACATCAACGCCACCGACCGCATTTTGAACCTGCCAGATAATGTGGTGCCGCTCTTCGGCATGTGCTTGGGCCACCCCGCACAAGATCCGATTATGCGTCCGCGTATGCCGCTGCCTTGCGTGGTGTCTGAAAACGGTTATACCCCGCTTAACGAATCCACTTACGCCGAATACGACAAAGTGGTGGGCGATTATTACCAACGCCGCAGCAATTTGGATTTGGACTTTACCAAGCAGGTACGCGCCACCTTGTGCAAAGAAGTCCGCCCCGATATTCTGCCGTTCCTGCAACGCAAAGGCTTGGCCAAGCGTTAA
- a CDS encoding alpha/beta hydrolase, producing MHSHDLEDLTLLLIRDADEAEMWIDRWAVSYPTVRMTAVSRGQSIAGWQHAVQTAFGSIHSKNIAVVAHGAGVSGWLAWLYLADVNTQKRIRNMILVSPLQEAFPDDDCHTLQRVRCHCPTALVIGKNDAACPPEWAQQQAACLGARLLVSPHEGRLNGHLHGWQWGMKLLQEMLLR from the coding sequence ATGCACAGCCACGACCTTGAAGATTTAACCCTGCTGCTGATACGCGATGCGGATGAGGCGGAAATGTGGATAGACCGCTGGGCGGTCAGCTACCCTACCGTGCGTATGACCGCCGTGTCGCGCGGGCAGTCGATTGCCGGGTGGCAGCACGCGGTTCAGACGGCCTTTGGCAGTATCCACAGCAAAAATATTGCCGTCGTCGCCCACGGCGCGGGCGTGTCGGGCTGGCTGGCGTGGCTGTATCTGGCGGATGTGAACACGCAAAAGCGGATACGCAATATGATACTGGTGTCGCCGCTACAAGAGGCTTTTCCCGATGATGATTGCCACACGCTGCAACGGGTGCGCTGCCATTGCCCGACGGCGTTGGTGATCGGCAAAAACGATGCGGCCTGCCCGCCGGAATGGGCGCAACAGCAGGCGGCGTGTTTGGGCGCGCGGCTGCTGGTGTCGCCGCATGAAGGCCGTCTGAACGGGCATTTGCACGGCTGGCAATGGGGCATGAAGCTGTTGCAGGAAATGTTGTTGCGCTAG